In Thermococcus profundus, the genomic stretch CGAAGTCCACTTCGAGCTTAATGAGCTTCTTCGTGCGCTTCAGCTTCTCGGCTTTCTTAACCATACCGACGCGGAGGTCGAACTTCCAGAACTCATCAACGTCGTAGAGCTCCATGGACTTCACCGAAGATAATGAGGCGGAGCATATTTTAGGGTTGCCCTTCCCATAGGAGGATTTCATCTCCCATGCTCTCGGCAATTAGCCTTCCATCCCTCTCAAAAACCCACGCGCCGCCGGGAGGATGGCTGTTCACGATGAAAGCCTTAACGCCGAGTAGCCTAACGCGCTCCGACATGGCTCTGACGTCTTCCTCGTTGGGCTCCCCGTAGTCGGGCGAGTATTCCATGGGCACGAAGAGGAGGTCTGGCTTTTTCCTCCTCACCCATTTGGCTATGCGCTTGTTGTAGAAGTCGCCGCAGATGATAATGGCAACCTTCCCGAACTCGGTTCTGGCAGTTTTCACCGTGTTGCCGGTGCAGAACTTGTGGGGTTCTTGGAACTTGTGGTGCTTGAGGAGGACTTCGCCGTTCCGCCCAATGAGCAAGGCCGAGTTGTAAATGCAGTGCTTGTATGGCTCAAGCAGGCCGAATACGATGTAGACGCCGTTCTCCCTTGCGAGGTTGCTCACCCTCCTGAAAATCTCATCGTAAAGCCCCGCCCCTGAAAAGTCCCACTCTCTAAAGCCCGTCAGGCAGTACTCGGGAAAAACGAGAAAGTCTGGATCCTGCTCTAAGGCCTCGCTAAAACGTCTTTTGAACTCCCTCCAGTTGGCCTCGAAGTTTCCATCTTCAACGCGCATTGGAATTAGAGCAACTCTCATCTCAGCTCCCTCGAAGCGTTTAGGAGCTCTTCTGCCAAGCTTTCGGGAATCTCTTCCGGTTTTTGATACTTTGAAAGCTCTTTAAAGAGCTCTTGAAGCCGTTTGAGGGCCTCAAGGTTGTCCTTTACTCTTGTCCTCATCTTTTCGGGCTCATCGTTTGAAACGTCGGTAAGAAAGCCATCTACGCTGGACAGGGCTTCAGAAAGAGTTGAATATTTTCTCTCACCTGTCAAGTCGTATAGCTCCGAGAAGACGTTCCCAAGGGATAACACGTTTTCTTCATAGCGAATCAGCTGAAGCCGTAGGTAGGCATCTGAGGCGTTATGCTCAATGGAGTGTTCAAGAAAGTCGGCCATATCGGAGAGCACCAGCCTGGAGCGGAGGGAGTCGAGGTAGACGCTCTCTACAAGCCTTTCGTTCTTTTTCCTGCACCCTGCCCACGCGTAGGTGGCGGCGAGGAGAGCAATGGCCAGCAGGAGTGCGATTATCTTGAGGGTGCGCTTTTTCTTCATCCTAAATCACCTACTTACCACTAACCTGCAAAAACTTTAAAACTTTTTGTCCACAAAAATGCTTAGCTCTAGGGGGTCCTGAAATGAGAACGTATTCCTTTGGAGTCGAGACGGTT encodes the following:
- a CDS encoding carbon-nitrogen hydrolase family protein — translated: MRVALIPMRVEDGNFEANWREFKRRFSEALEQDPDFLVFPEYCLTGFREWDFSGAGLYDEIFRRVSNLARENGVYIVFGLLEPYKHCIYNSALLIGRNGEVLLKHHKFQEPHKFCTGNTVKTARTEFGKVAIIICGDFYNKRIAKWVRRKKPDLLFVPMEYSPDYGEPNEEDVRAMSERVRLLGVKAFIVNSHPPGGAWVFERDGRLIAESMGDEILLWEGQP